A single region of the Rhipicephalus microplus isolate Deutch F79 chromosome 10, USDA_Rmic, whole genome shotgun sequence genome encodes:
- the LOC119181385 gene encoding calreticulin, which translates to MRLLCILLPLVGLISADPTVYFKEEFNDGDAWKDRWVESTKGDNLGKFVLSAGKFYGDAEKSKGLQTSEDARFYGISAKFEPFSNEDKTLVIQFTVKHEQNIDCGGGYVKLFDCSLDQTQMHGESPYLIMFGPDICGPGTKKVHAIFNYKGKNHLINKEVRCKDDVFSHLYTLIVKPDNTYQIKIDNEVVEKGELEKDWSFLPPKKIKDPDAKKPEDWDDRAKIDDPDDKKPEDWDKPEYIPDPDATKPEDWDDDMDGEWEPPQINNPEYKGEWKPKQIDNPAYKGAWVHPEIDNPEYTPDPKLYRYKEICKIGFDLWQVKSGTIFDNILITDDEEYARVHGEETWAALKDEEKKMKDKQEEEEEAKSKKDDDAKDEDEFEDDEDKDEDKKDEEETTPAPEDDEDHKHEEL; encoded by the exons ATGCGGCTTCTCTGCATTTTGCTTCCCCTGGTCGGCTTAATATCGGCCGACCCGACCGTATACTTCAAAGAGGAGTTCAACGATGGAG ACGCGTGGAAGGACCGGTGGGTGGAGTCTACGAAAGGCGACAACCTCGGAAAGTTCGTTCTAAGCGCTGGCAAGTTCTACGGTGACGCGGAGAAGAGCAAAGGACTGCAGACCTCTGAAGACGCCCGCTTCTACGGCATCTCCGCCAAGTTCGAACCCTTCTCCAACGAAGACAAGACCTTGGTCATCCAATTCACGGTGAAGCACGAGCAGAACATCGACTGCGGCGGTGGCTACGTCAAGCTGTTCGACTGCAGCCTAGACCAGACTCAGATGCACGGTGAATCTCCCTACCTGATCATGTTCGGCCCTGACATCTGCGGTCCCGGCACCAAAAAAGTGCACGCCATCTTCAACTACAAGGGCAAGAACCACCTTATCAACAAGGAGGTGCGCTGCAAAGACGACGTCTTCAGCCACCTGTACACCCTGATCGTTAAGCCCGACAACACGTACCAGATCAAGATCGACAACGAAGTGGTCGAGAAGGGCGAACTCGAGAAGGACTGGTCCTTCCTGCCCCCCAAGAAGATCAAGGACCCCGACGCCAAGAAGCCCGAGGACTGGGACGACCGGGCCAAGATCGACGACCCCGACGACAAGAAGCCCGAGGACTGGGACAAGCCCGAGTACATTCCCGACCCGGACGCCACCAAGCCCGAGGACTGGGACGACGACATGGACGGCGAGTGGGAACCCCCGCAGATCAACAACCCCGAGTACAAGGGCGAATGGAAACCCAAGCAGATCGACAACCCGGCCTACAAGGGTGCCTGGGTACACCCGGAGATCGACAACCCCGAGTACACGCCGGACCCCAAGCTGTACCGCTACAAGGAGATCTGCAAGATCGGCTTCGACCTGTGGCAAGTCAAGTCTGGCACCATCTTCGACAACATCCTCATCACGGACGACGAAGAGTACGCCCGGGTGCACGGCGAGGAGACCTGGGCCGCGCTCAAGGACGAGGAGAAAAAGATGAAGGACAAGcaggaagaagaggaagaggcCAAGAGCAAGAAGGACGATGACGCTAAGGACGAGGACGAGTTCGAAGACGACGAGGACAAGGATGAAGACAAGAAGGATGAGGAGGAGACCACACCCGCGCCCGAAGACGACGAAGACCACAAGCACGAAGAGTTGTGA